In Thauera sp. JM12B12, one DNA window encodes the following:
- a CDS encoding type II toxin-antitoxin system YafQ family toxin yields MSSKKPAKNKRASLPRAADFSKGFHKDWERLGRSGRFDLKRLKEVMLLLVANDAPLGPEWFDHPLKGDWADHRECHVGGDFLLIYTADEKQITFVRAGTHTDLFEG; encoded by the coding sequence ATGAGCTCGAAAAAGCCCGCTAAAAACAAGCGGGCATCGCTGCCGCGCGCCGCGGATTTCAGCAAGGGCTTCCATAAGGACTGGGAACGCCTGGGCCGTTCGGGCCGCTTCGACCTCAAGCGGCTCAAGGAGGTCATGCTGTTGCTCGTCGCCAACGACGCCCCGCTCGGCCCCGAGTGGTTCGACCACCCGCTCAAGGGCGACTGGGCCGATCACCGCGAATGCCACGTCGGCGGCGACTTCCTGCTCATCTACACCGCCGACGAAAAGCAGATCACCTTCGTCCGCGCCGGCACGCACACGGACCTCTTCGAGGGTTGA
- a CDS encoding type II toxin-antitoxin system RelB/DinJ family antitoxin: MAQSSMLHIRVDDETKTQATEALAAMGLSMSDAVRIFLKRVVNDQAFPLELKVPNAETRAAMEEARAMMKARQAGFGSTDALFDELEKAR; the protein is encoded by the coding sequence ATGGCACAGAGTTCAATGCTCCACATCCGCGTCGACGACGAAACCAAGACCCAGGCCACTGAGGCGCTGGCCGCCATGGGTCTGTCGATGTCGGACGCCGTGCGCATCTTCCTCAAGCGTGTCGTCAACGACCAGGCTTTTCCGCTCGAGCTCAAGGTCCCCAACGCCGAAACACGCGCCGCCATGGAAGAGGCACGCGCCATGATGAAGGCTCGCCAGGCAGGTTTCGGATCAACCGACGCCCTGTTCGATGAGCTCGAAAAAGCCCGCTAA
- the cobT gene encoding nicotinate-nucleotide--dimethylbenzimidazole phosphoribosyltransferase: protein MTPFAIAPPDTLLAAALQDKIDRKTKPLGALGRLEPLAHQIGLIQQTLTPALQQPHIVVFAGDHGAARAGVSAYPQDVTWQMVENFLAGGAAINVFSRQMGLGLTVVDAGVNHDFGRRGGLIDAKIAPGTANYLQQPAMTAAQRDAALQRGREIAHALAGNGCNCVGFGEMGIGNTASASLITHCLVGAEHDADLYTVTGRGTGLDDAGLFHKRTLLAQALERGGRPRSGLDVLVEYGGFEIAMMAGAMLGAAEKRMLILVDGFIVTAALLVAHAIQPKVLAYCVFAHRSQEPGHRVQLDHLDVEPLMELDLRLGEGTGAALALPLVQAAVNFLNEMASFESAGVSTQT, encoded by the coding sequence ATGACGCCCTTCGCCATCGCCCCGCCCGACACCCTGCTCGCCGCCGCGCTGCAGGACAAGATCGATCGCAAGACCAAGCCGCTCGGCGCGCTCGGACGGCTCGAGCCGCTCGCCCATCAGATCGGCCTCATCCAGCAGACGCTCACCCCCGCGCTCCAGCAGCCGCACATCGTCGTCTTCGCCGGCGACCATGGCGCAGCCAGGGCGGGCGTGTCGGCCTACCCGCAGGACGTGACCTGGCAGATGGTGGAGAACTTCCTCGCCGGCGGCGCGGCGATCAACGTGTTCAGCCGCCAGATGGGCCTCGGGCTGACCGTCGTCGATGCCGGCGTCAACCACGACTTCGGCAGGCGCGGCGGCCTGATCGACGCCAAGATCGCGCCGGGCACCGCCAACTACCTGCAACAGCCGGCGATGACCGCCGCCCAGCGCGACGCGGCGCTGCAGCGCGGACGCGAGATCGCCCATGCGCTCGCCGGCAACGGCTGCAACTGCGTCGGCTTCGGCGAGATGGGCATCGGCAACACCGCATCGGCGTCGCTGATCACCCACTGCCTGGTAGGCGCGGAGCACGACGCCGACCTGTACACCGTGACCGGCCGCGGCACCGGGCTGGACGACGCCGGCCTGTTCCACAAGCGCACCCTGCTGGCGCAGGCGCTGGAGCGCGGCGGACGGCCGCGCTCGGGGCTGGACGTGCTCGTCGAGTACGGCGGCTTCGAGATCGCGATGATGGCGGGCGCGATGCTCGGCGCCGCCGAGAAGCGCATGCTGATCCTCGTCGACGGATTCATCGTCACCGCCGCCCTCCTCGTCGCCCACGCGATCCAGCCCAAGGTGCTCGCCTACTGCGTGTTTGCCCACCGCTCGCAGGAGCCCGGCCACCGCGTGCAGCTCGACCACCTCGACGTCGAACCGTTGATGGAGCTCGACCTGCGCCTGGGCGAGGGCACCGGCGCCGCGCTCGCCCTGCCGCTGGTGCAGGCGGCGGTGAATTTCCTCAACGAGATGGCGAGCTTCGAGTCGGCGGGGGTCAGCACGCAGACTTGA
- a CDS encoding mitochondrial fission ELM1 family protein, giving the protein MTVLWLITDNKPGHRSQLQGLAQALAARTAVETHWIDAPAGRSALWQWLAGRFPPGATRPDPDLILVAGHRTHLAGLAARRARGGTLIALMRPSLPLGWFDLCVIPQHDKPPARANVVATRGVLNTARPSPERAADKGLFLIGGPSKHHGWDTPGLLAQIDAILAATPAMRWTLTTSRRTPAETEAALLALRERGVDVRPVRDTPPGWAMEQVARSAQAWVTEDSVSMVYESLTAGAATGLLAVPRLGETRITAGVADLQREGFVTSFADWQREGALHAPPTRLSEAERVAAVVLSRWPQ; this is encoded by the coding sequence ATGACCGTCCTCTGGCTCATCACCGACAACAAGCCCGGCCACCGCAGCCAGTTGCAGGGACTGGCGCAGGCGCTGGCGGCGCGTACGGCGGTCGAGACGCACTGGATCGACGCCCCGGCCGGTCGCAGCGCGCTGTGGCAGTGGCTCGCCGGCCGCTTCCCGCCCGGCGCCACGCGGCCGGATCCGGACCTGATCCTCGTCGCCGGCCACCGCACGCACCTGGCTGGCCTGGCCGCGCGACGCGCACGCGGCGGCACACTCATCGCGCTGATGCGGCCCAGCCTGCCGCTGGGCTGGTTCGACTTGTGCGTGATCCCGCAGCACGACAAGCCGCCCGCTCGCGCCAACGTCGTCGCCACCCGCGGCGTGCTCAACACCGCCCGCCCCAGCCCCGAGCGCGCGGCTGACAAGGGCCTGTTCCTGATCGGCGGACCGTCCAAGCACCATGGCTGGGACACCCCCGGCCTGCTCGCCCAGATCGACGCCATCCTCGCCGCCACGCCGGCGATGCGCTGGACGCTGACCACCTCGCGCCGCACCCCGGCCGAGACCGAAGCCGCACTGCTCGCCCTGCGCGAACGCGGCGTCGACGTGCGTCCGGTGCGCGACACCCCGCCCGGCTGGGCGATGGAACAGGTGGCGCGCAGCGCGCAGGCCTGGGTGACCGAAGACAGCGTGTCGATGGTCTACGAGAGCCTCACCGCCGGCGCCGCCACCGGCCTGCTCGCGGTGCCGCGGCTGGGCGAGACGCGCATCACGGCGGGGGTGGCCGATTTGCAGCGCGAGGGCTTCGTCACCAGCTTTGCGGATTGGCAGCGTGAAGGCGCCCTGCACGCGCCGCCGACCCGCCTGAGCGAAGCCGAGCGCGTGGCGGCGGTCGTGCTGTCGCGCTGGCCGCAATAG
- a CDS encoding IS5 family transposase: MRGADHKQSPLFSYVNLEDRIPRDHPLRRVKVLADLVLRSMSAHFDALYAEGGRPSIAPERLLRASLLQCLFSIRSERALVEHIDFNMMYRWFVGLTLDEAIWDHSTFSANRERLLKESVMREFFGGVVAIAEWAELVSDEHFSVDGSLLRAWASHKSMVARDGSDEPPGPDQGRNPEVDFRGKKRSNATHVSRTDPESLLASKGGGMAFLSYTTHALAENRHGLIVDVHTTPATGTAEREAALVMVKRSIKPASGGRKPTVASDRGYDTADFVDALTALGIAPHVAAKSQSSAVPEHIKTTEGYKVSLRRRKMIEEAFGWVKDIGTLRRLMARGLDKIRVHALLNFAAYNLTRLGNLLAS, from the coding sequence ATGCGCGGCGCCGACCATAAACAAAGCCCCCTGTTCAGCTACGTCAATCTCGAGGATCGAATTCCCCGAGACCACCCGCTGCGTCGCGTGAAGGTGCTCGCCGATCTGGTCTTGCGTTCGATGTCTGCGCATTTCGATGCGCTCTATGCCGAAGGCGGACGTCCCTCGATTGCGCCGGAACGATTGCTGCGGGCCTCACTGCTGCAATGCCTGTTTTCGATCCGCTCGGAACGTGCGCTGGTCGAGCATATCGATTTCAACATGATGTACCGCTGGTTCGTCGGGCTGACGCTGGACGAGGCGATCTGGGATCACTCGACGTTCTCGGCCAACCGCGAGCGCCTGCTCAAGGAAAGCGTGATGCGCGAGTTCTTCGGCGGCGTGGTGGCGATTGCCGAATGGGCCGAGCTGGTGTCCGACGAGCATTTCAGCGTCGATGGCTCGTTGCTGCGGGCTTGGGCCTCGCACAAGAGCATGGTCGCACGCGACGGCTCGGACGAGCCACCCGGACCGGATCAGGGGCGCAACCCCGAGGTCGATTTCCGGGGCAAGAAACGCTCGAACGCGACGCATGTTTCGCGCACCGACCCCGAGTCCCTGTTGGCGAGCAAGGGCGGCGGTATGGCGTTTCTGAGCTACACCACGCATGCACTGGCCGAGAACCGGCACGGGCTGATCGTCGATGTGCACACGACTCCAGCCACCGGGACCGCCGAACGTGAGGCCGCGCTGGTGATGGTCAAGCGCAGCATCAAGCCGGCGAGCGGGGGCCGCAAACCCACCGTGGCTTCAGATCGAGGTTACGACACCGCCGACTTCGTGGACGCCCTGACGGCACTGGGGATTGCCCCGCACGTGGCAGCCAAGAGCCAAAGCAGTGCCGTGCCCGAGCACATCAAGACCACCGAAGGCTACAAGGTCAGTCTGCGTCGTCGAAAGATGATCGAGGAAGCCTTCGGCTGGGTGAAGGACATCGGCACGCTGCGCCGTTTGATGGCACGCGGCCTGGACAAGATTCGCGTGCATGCACTGCTCAATTTCGCCGCGTACAACCTGACGCGATTGGGCAATTTGTTGGCGTCGTAA
- the cobC gene encoding alpha-ribazole phosphatase family protein — translation MQLHLIRHPRPAVEPGVCYGQTDVGLAECPVAVAARLRPLLPESFTLHASPLARARLLAQELGTPHVDDRLMEIHFGDWEGRTFTDIGSAIDDWAADPLGFRAPGGESPREMAARVLAWLEEIRHGPGCAPQTASSGNGNRGQTPISPVSESAPRAEKRPVGAGLPANGSSIGDSRASPLPREAPPPAENVVVVAHGGPLRAIAGHLLGMPPERWLGLDFGCGLVTRIDVESWGVVLKWFNR, via the coding sequence ATGCAACTCCACCTCATCCGCCACCCCCGCCCCGCCGTCGAGCCGGGCGTCTGCTATGGCCAGACCGACGTCGGACTCGCCGAGTGCCCGGTCGCGGTCGCCGCGCGCCTGCGCCCGCTGCTGCCCGAATCCTTCACCCTGCACGCCAGCCCGCTCGCGCGCGCGCGCTTGCTCGCGCAGGAACTCGGCACGCCGCACGTGGACGACCGGCTCATGGAAATCCACTTCGGCGACTGGGAAGGCCGCACTTTCACCGACATCGGCAGCGCGATCGACGACTGGGCGGCCGACCCGCTCGGCTTTCGCGCGCCCGGCGGGGAGTCGCCGCGCGAGATGGCCGCACGGGTGCTGGCCTGGCTGGAAGAGATCAGGCACGGCCCGGGCTGCGCGCCGCAGACCGCCTCTTCGGGAAATGGAAATAGGGGACAAACCCCAATTTCACCAGTTTCAGAATCTGCGCCGCGGGCCGAGAAACGCCCTGTGGGAGCGGGCTTGCCCGCGAATGGCTCGTCGATTGGAGATTCGCGGGCAAGCCCGCTCCCACGGGAGGCACCCCCACCCGCCGAGAATGTCGTCGTCGTGGCCCACGGCGGCCCGCTGCGCGCCATCGCCGGCCACCTGCTCGGCATGCCACCCGAGCGCTGGCTGGGGCTGGACTTCGGCTGCGGACTGGTGACGCGAATCGATGTGGAAAGCTGGGGGGTGGTGTTGAAGTGGTTCAACCGCTGA
- a CDS encoding adenosylcobinamide-GDP ribazoletransferase yields the protein MREPLARFFTALGYFTRLPVPAWVAWSPERLARAGAWLPLVGWVVGLAGAAALYALAQVLPASLAVILSMALTIRLTGALHEDGFADACDGLGGGWDKAQILAIMKDSRIGSYGAIGIVLMLLAKAAALIELAASGPATAAIALLVAHPLSRLAAVGVLHALPYARSDDSSKAAALAQRLSHGELILAGLCGLLPAFVLLAPLQGLSALGLAALLTLWLARLFLRRLGGHTGDLLGAVQQAAELACYIGILAHWA from the coding sequence ATGCGCGAACCGCTCGCCCGCTTCTTCACCGCCCTCGGCTACTTCACCCGCCTGCCGGTACCGGCCTGGGTGGCGTGGTCGCCCGAGCGCCTCGCCCGTGCCGGCGCCTGGTTGCCGCTGGTGGGCTGGGTGGTCGGCCTTGCCGGGGCCGCGGCGCTTTACGCGCTCGCCCAGGTGCTGCCGGCGAGCCTGGCGGTGATCCTGTCGATGGCGCTCACCATCCGCCTGACCGGCGCGCTGCACGAGGACGGCTTCGCCGACGCCTGCGACGGGCTGGGCGGCGGCTGGGACAAGGCGCAGATCCTGGCGATCATGAAGGACTCGCGCATCGGCAGCTACGGCGCCATCGGCATCGTGCTGATGCTGCTCGCCAAGGCGGCGGCGCTGATCGAACTGGCCGCCAGCGGCCCGGCCACCGCCGCGATCGCGCTCCTCGTCGCCCATCCACTGTCGCGCCTCGCCGCGGTCGGCGTGCTGCACGCCCTGCCCTACGCGCGCAGCGACGACAGCAGCAAGGCCGCCGCGCTCGCGCAGCGGCTGAGCCACGGCGAACTCATCCTCGCCGGCCTCTGCGGCCTGCTGCCCGCCTTCGTCCTGCTCGCCCCGCTGCAGGGGCTGAGCGCGCTGGGGCTGGCGGCGCTCCTCACCCTCTGGCTCGCCCGCCTCTTCCTGCGCCGCCTCGGCGGCCACACCGGCGACCTGCTCGGCGCCGTGCAGCAGGCGGCGGAGCTGGCGTGCTACATCGGCATCCTGGCCCACTGGGCCTGA
- a CDS encoding glycosyltransferase family 4 protein: MKPLKVLQLLPALDSGGVERGTLEIARALVAAGHESVVLSKGGRLVEQLQREGSRHIARDLGRKSPATFLHYRALRKLFEAERFDIVHARSRLPAWVAWLAWRGMPAGARPRFVTTVHGMHSVSRYSAIMCAGERVIAVSDTVRDYIRTHYPASRWPHLADERITVIPRGIDPAEFPRDYQPADEWLARFHAEFPQIGQRKVLTLPGRLTRLKGHHDFISLVGRLVADGLDVIGLVVGGEDPKRPGYAKEIRERVQAEGLGERIVFIGHRSDVREIYAISDCVLSLSSTPESFGRTVLEPLAMGRPVVGYAHGGVAEILGELFPHGAVAKGDVIAASQCALATVRGETPAVSLNTRFLLEHMQAHTIKLYRDLNQA, from the coding sequence ATGAAGCCCCTCAAGGTCCTGCAACTGCTCCCCGCGCTCGACAGCGGCGGCGTCGAGCGTGGCACGCTGGAGATCGCGCGCGCGCTGGTCGCGGCCGGGCATGAATCGGTGGTGCTGTCCAAGGGCGGGCGGCTGGTCGAGCAGCTGCAGCGCGAAGGCTCGCGCCACATCGCGCGCGACCTCGGGCGCAAGTCGCCGGCCACCTTCCTGCACTACCGCGCGCTGCGCAAACTCTTCGAGGCCGAGCGCTTCGACATCGTCCACGCCCGCTCGCGCCTGCCCGCCTGGGTGGCGTGGCTTGCGTGGCGCGGCATGCCGGCGGGCGCCCGGCCGCGCTTCGTCACCACGGTGCATGGGATGCACTCGGTGAGCCGCTACAGCGCGATCATGTGCGCCGGCGAGCGGGTGATCGCGGTCAGCGACACGGTGCGCGACTACATCCGTACGCATTACCCGGCCAGCCGCTGGCCGCATCTGGCGGACGAGCGCATCACGGTGATCCCGCGCGGCATCGACCCGGCGGAGTTCCCACGCGACTACCAGCCGGCGGACGAGTGGCTGGCGCGTTTCCATGCCGAGTTCCCGCAGATCGGCCAGCGCAAGGTGCTGACGCTGCCGGGGCGGCTCACCAGACTGAAGGGGCATCACGACTTCATCAGCCTCGTCGGCAGGCTGGTCGCCGACGGGCTGGACGTGATCGGGCTGGTGGTCGGTGGCGAGGACCCCAAACGGCCGGGCTACGCGAAGGAAATCCGCGAACGCGTGCAGGCGGAGGGGCTGGGCGAGCGCATCGTGTTTATCGGTCACCGCAGCGACGTGCGTGAGATCTACGCGATCTCGGACTGCGTGCTGAGTTTGTCCTCCACACCGGAATCCTTCGGGCGCACGGTGCTCGAGCCGCTGGCGATGGGGCGGCCGGTGGTGGGGTATGCGCATGGCGGGGTGGCGGAGATCCTGGGGGAGCTGTTTCCGCATGGGGCGGTGGCGAAGGGGGATGTAATCGCCGCGAGCCAATGCGCACTGGCGACCGTGCGCGGCGAAACGCCAGCGGTATCGCTCAACACGCGCTTTCTGCTCGAGCACATGCAGGCGCACACAATTAAACTCTACCGCGACCTCAATCAAGCCTGA